From a region of the Bacteroidota bacterium genome:
- a CDS encoding metallophosphoesterase family protein, giving the protein MKRIGLISDTHSYFEEKLPKFLSECDEIWHAGDIGSLELCDKLNKIKPLKAVYGNIDNTSIRKEYPEYHFFTCENVGVLLIHIAGSMPKYNTQVLELIQKHKPKLLICGHSHIAKVAFDKANNVLYMNPGAAGNHGFHQIKTMLRFTLENGDIKDLELIELGKR; this is encoded by the coding sequence GTGAAACGGATTGGTCTTATTTCGGATACTCACAGCTATTTTGAAGAAAAACTCCCTAAATTTTTGTCGGAATGCGATGAGATTTGGCATGCGGGAGATATTGGTTCATTAGAACTTTGTGATAAACTAAATAAAATTAAACCTTTAAAAGCCGTATATGGCAATATAGACAACACTTCCATTAGAAAAGAGTATCCCGAATACCATTTCTTTACTTGCGAAAATGTAGGTGTTTTACTCATTCATATTGCTGGAAGTATGCCAAAATACAACACACAAGTGCTTGAGCTTATACAAAAACACAAACCCAAACTTTTAATTTGCGGACACTCACACATTGCCAAAGTAGCATTTGACAAGGCGAATAACGTACTTTATATGAATCCTGGAGCAGCAGGTAATCATGGCTTTCATCAAATAAAAACCATGCTTCGATTTACACTGGAAAATGGAGATATTAAAGACTTAGAACTAATAGAATTAGGCAAAAGATAA